A part of Anabas testudineus chromosome 9, fAnaTes1.2, whole genome shotgun sequence genomic DNA contains:
- the ap3m2 gene encoding AP-3 complex subunit mu-2, protein MIHSLFLINASGDIFLEKHWKSVVSRSVCDYFFEAQERATEPENVPPVIPTPHHYLISVLRHRIYFVAVIQSEVPPLFVIEFLHRVVDTFQDYFGVCTEAAIKDNVVVVYELLEEMLDNGFPLATESNILKELIKPPTILRTMVNTITGSTNVGEQLPTGQLSVVPWRRTGVKYTNNEAYFDVVEEIDAIIDKSGSTITAEIQGVIDACVKLTGMPDLTLSFMNPRLLDDVSFHPCVRFKRWEAERILSFIPPDGNFRLLSYHVSSQNLVAIPVYVKHNITFREGSSQGRFDLTLGPKQTMGKAVESVLVSSQLPRGVLNANLNPSQGTYTFDPVTKLLTWDVGKINPQKLPSLKGTMSLQAGASKPDENPTINIQFKIQQMAISGLKVNRLDMYGEKYKPFKGIKYMTKAGKFQVRT, encoded by the exons ATGATCCACAGCCTGTTCCTTATTAACGCCTCGGGGGACATTTTCCTGGAGAAGCACTGGAAAAGCGTGGTCAGCCGCTCAGTGTGTGACTACTTCTTTGAGGCTCAGGAGCGGGCCACTGAGCCAGAGAATGTCCCACCTGTGATCCCCACACCACACCACTACCTTATCAGTGTGCTCAGGCATCGCATCTACTTTGTGGCTGTCATCCAGAGTGAGGTGCCACCACTATTCGTCATTGAGTTTCTGCACAGAGTTGTCGACACTTTCCAG GACTATTTTGGAGTGTGCACAGAAGCTGCCATCAAGGATAATGTAGTCGTGGTCTATGAACTACTGGAAGAGATGCTGGACAATGGCTTTCCACTAGCCACAGAGTCCAACATCCTTAAAGAGCTTATTAAGCCCCCCACTATCCTCCGCACAATGGTCAACACTATCACAG GCAGCACCAATGTGGGTGAACAGCTCCCTACAGGCCAGCTGTCAGTGGTGCCATGGCGTCGCACTGGGGTCAAATACACCAACAATGAAGCCTATTTTGATGTGGTGGAAGAGATCGATGCCATCATTGATAAATCAG GCTCCACTATTACGGCAGAAATTCAGGGAGTTATTGATGCGTGTGTGAAACTGACAGGCATGCCTGACCTCACCCTATCATTTATG AATCCTCGGCTGCTGGATGATGTTAGCTTCCATCCGTGTGTTCGGTTCAAGCGGTGGGAGGCAGAGCGGATCCTCTCCTTCATCCCTCCTGATGGAAACTTCCGGTTACTCTCCTACCACGTCAGCTCTCAGAA cCTGGTAGCGATTCCAGTGTATGTTAAGCACAACATCACCTTCCGGGAGGGAAGCTCCCAGGGACGTTTTGACCTTACCCTGGGACCCAAACAGACCATGGGCAAGGCCGTGGAGTCGGTCCTAGTCAGCAGCCAGCTGCCCCGAGGTGTCCTCAATGCCAACCTCAACCCCTCCCAGGGAACATATACCTTTGACCCAGTCACAAAG TTGTTGACATGGGATGTTGGCAAGATCAATCCACAGAAGCTTCCCAGTCTGAAAGGCACCATGAGCCTTCAGGCTGGTGCTTCCAAACCTGACGAGAACCCCACCATCAACATCCAGTTCAAGATCCAGCAGATGGCCATTTCAG GGCTGAAGGTGAATCGACTGGACATGTACGGTGAGAAGTATAAACCTTTCAAAGGCATCAAGTACATGACGAAGGCTGGAAAGTTCCAGGTCCGGACATAA